One genomic window of Haliotis asinina isolate JCU_RB_2024 chromosome 4, JCU_Hal_asi_v2, whole genome shotgun sequence includes the following:
- the LOC137282477 gene encoding monocarboxylate transporter 5-like, which produces MVSTKEQDGVKGGVAEDVDADLPIDRGWAWFILIGSFLNIVLMVGYIKSLSILFVEYLRLFEASVTTTTLIMGVSSGVFSLSSLFSMHFVLEKLGVRKTVMLGGAISSVSMLTAVFAPNLTFLICVHCVLTGIGNSMIPGPALVIIGRYFKKRRGLATSISMSGISIASGVFPVIVRLLLDEYGIRGTMLICTGMTMNMLVGASLFRPIESFKKKKNPILDVEKQGNPDKTNQQPPLKSENGNVKSNHYDQVKASVDEGQKDLQEDLETALSCSADSWKDTPLSTSTVTRQRTVSESEKRLFTSDPELLSISILDIAHAGEEDVRENASFVKEKSNCCKCNCAILDLSLVRMPMFQLFAITAVFGICSNLIVNYIPAFANENHINKTDSALLLLIMGAMDFFCRILLGVFVDLKLIKVNQTMAIGLFIASTMSQFTSFFRTYPLMIMFAVFNGIFGSSYQSLVPVLIVDYMGLEYMGKTLGFSSMFHGMSVAITHPILGSIKEATGSYSYCYNYIGCAGYVASILLLVGEPLVRRKVKAKEKETEGDKEANAPLKDNS; this is translated from the exons ATGGTTAGTACAAAGGAGCAAGATGGAGTCAAAGGGGGTGTGGCTGAGGATGTTGATGCAGATCTACCCATAGACAGAGGATGGGCGTGGTTTATTCTGATTG GATCTTTCTTGAACATTGTGCTCATGGTCGGCTATATCAAGTCTTTGAGCATCCTGTTTGTGGAATACCTTCGACTGTTTGAGGCGTCTGTCACGACAACGACTCTGATCATGGGGGTATCCTCCGGCGTCTTCAGTTTATCAT CGCTATTCAGCATGCACTTTGTGCTGGAGAAACTGGGCGTACGGAAAACGGTGATGCTAGGAGGGGCCATCTCATCAGTGTCCATGCTGACAGCAGTCTTTGCTCCAAATCTCACGTTCCTCATCTGTGTTCACTGTGTTCTGACAG GGATAGGCAATTCAATGATCCCAGGTCCTGCGCTTGTCATTATCGGCCGTTATTTCAAGAAGCGTCGCGGTTTAGCAACATCCATCTCAATGTCAGGAATAAGCATTGCATCCGGTGTGTTTCCAGTAATTGTGAGACTTTTACTGGATGAATATGGCATACGAGGAACCATGCTGATATGTACAGGGATGACGATGAACATGCTTGTAGGAGCAAGTCTATTTAGACCAATAGAGTCcttcaaaaagaagaaaaatccTATCCTTGACGTTGAAAAACAGGGGAATCCAGACAAAACAAATCAACAGCCTCCTTTAAAGAGTGAAAACGGAAATGTCAAGTCAAATCACTACGATCAAGTGAAGGCGAGCGTGGATGAAGGGCAAAAAGATCTGCAGGAAGATCTGGAAACTGCTCTGTCTTGTTCTGCAGACTCCTGGAAGGACACCCCACTGTCAACTAGTACCGTCACGCGCCAACGAACAGTTTCGGAATCAGAGAAAAGGCTTTTCACAAGTGATCCAGAATTGTTATCAATTTCAATTTTAGACATAGCTCACGCTGGGGAGGAGGATGTTCGGGAAAATGCGTCCTTTGTGAAGGAAAAATCCAATTGTTGCAAATGCAATTGTGCTATTTTGGACCTGTCTTTGGTACGAATGCCGATGTTTCAACTTTTTGCCATTACGGCCGTGTTTGGCATATGCAGTAATTTGATCGTGAACTATATACCTGCTTTCGCCAACGAGAACCACATCAACAAGACAGATTCTGCTCTTTTACTGCTGATAATGGGTGCCATGGACTTTTTCTGCCGGATACTTTTGGGCGTGTTTGTTGACTTGAAGTTGATAAAAGTAAACCAAACAATGGCGATCGGTTTGTTCATAGCTAGCACCATGTCCCAGTTCACAAGCTTTTTCAGAACGTATCCTCTGATGATAATGTTTGCTGTTTTTAACGGAATCTTTGGAAGCTCTTACCAAAGTCTTGTGCCAGTTCTCATAGTGGATTACATGGGCTTGGAGTACATGGGAAAGACCCTCGGGTTCTCTTCCATGTTTCATGGGATGTCCGTTGCCATCACTCATCCAATCCTAG GCAGCATCAAGGAAGCCACTGGCTCCTACAGCTACTGCTACAACTACATCGGATGTGCCGGCTACGTAGCATCTATCCTCCTCCTGGTCGGAGAACCACTGGTCAGGAGAAAGGTCAAGGCTAAAGAGAAAGAAACTGAGGGAGACAAAGAAGCCAACGCCCCTTTAAAGGATAACTCATAA